TTGTAATGCAGCATGAACGGGCGAAACTCTTCTCCAATCAAGGTTTCCACCCGCTGCTCATCCGGACCGGAACCGAGGGTCAGAACGCCGAGGACCTGGGTTTCGCCGCGGGTAAAGAGAGCGCTGCCATGGGGCCGGGGGAGGAGGCCGGTTTCACAGGTAATGGGACGGATTTCATCGAATTTGCGGTTATCGATGCGGCGGCCTTCCTTTAAAACAAGATCACGGCAAACCTGTTTTTGAATCGCATCAAGGATCTCGTAGACTTCGGTCTTTCGTTCAGCAGCCGCTTCACCCAGCGATTCAAAAATTTCTTTTTTAACCGTCCGCAAGGCCGGGCCGCGTTTTGTTTTTTCCGGTACCAGGACAGCCTCGCGTATCCGGGGGGCTGCTTCAGGTCCAATTTTTTCAACCAGGCTTTCATCCTTTTGCGGCGGGGTAAACACCCGTTTAGGGGCGCCCAGCTTTTCGCGCAGTTCTACCTGCAAATCGATGAGGGGCTGCATCTGTTGGTGGCCGAAGAAAATGGCTTCCAGCATGTCCGCTTCACTGACAATATTGCCGCCGCCTTCAACCATGACGACACCGGTCTTGGAGCCGGCGACAAAGATGTTGATATCGCACTTTTCATATTCCTGCAGGGTCGGGTTGATTTTCAGCCGGCCGTCGATACGGCCGACGCGCACGGCCGCAATAGGGCCGGCAAAGGGAATGTCCGATAGGACCAGCGCGGCCGAGGCGCCGTTCATTGCCAGAACATCCGGATCGTTTTCCTGGTCCATTGAGAGAACCGTTGCAATCACCTGGGTTTCAAAATTATATTTTTTGGGGAAAAGCGGACGGATGGGCCGATCAATCAACCGGGCGGTCAAGGTTTCTTTTTCGCTGGGTCGACCGATCTCACGCCGAAAGTAATTGCCCGGTATACGGCCGGCTGCATAAATCTTTTCCTGGTATTCGACCGTAAGGGGCAGAAAATCAACGGTTCTTTCCTCGTTGGTGGATACCGCTGTTACCAAAACCACCGTTTCTCCGTATTTGACCAAAACCGAACCGGACGCCTGTTTGGCGAGCTTGCCGGATTGGATGCTCAGGGTTTTATCCCCGATTTCCGCGTTGAGTAAAACTTCCATAATTATCTCCTATAAAAAACTTCTTTGGCCCGGTGACGACATACCAAACACCTGCTTGCCAGCCGGGTAAATAGCGCAGCAGTAGGCATATCTGCGAGCCGCTCCCCTATGGGGGGCTTTAGCGCCGCAACCCGAGGGTTTCAATAATGGTCCGATACCGTTGAACATCCTTATTTTTAACGTAATTCAGCAGCCGGCGGCGGCGTCCCACCATCATCAACAATCCCCTGCGGGAGTGATGGTCTTTTTTATGAACTTTTAAGTGTTCAGTAAGGTAATCGATCCGATGGGACAAGAGCGCTACCTGGACTTCGGGGGAACCCGTATCGCTGTCATGCAACTTAAAGCGCTCGATTACAGCCTGTTTGTTTTCTGATGTTAAAACCACTTTCTTTAAGCCTCCTTCTAAAATTATCAGATCCTATTTGAGTTGGAACATCGCTTGCAAATATTGATGCTATTATACATCTTCTAAGAATGAAATACACAATTATATTTATAAGCCCTGTCTTTTTTATTTAAGCTCACCACCGCCAGAAGCCGGTTTTCAGAGTCCACCACCTTAAAAAAATCACCTGAAAGGTCTATTCGGTCGGGATCCATATCGAGATCCGTTAAGGGTTTTCCAAACCGAATTTTATCCATCAACCCGCTATCGGCAACAAACACCGGCATGTTGCGCAGCGCGCCGGCCATGTCAATGATGCAATCCTGAACGTTTCCGGAAGCTGAAACAGCTTCCAGACTCGGCAGCGAGATCGCTTCGCGGATTGAAAATCCGCTGCTTTCAATTCGCCGCAACGTTTTCAGGTGCCCCCCGCATCCCAGGGCTGCGCCGATGTCCGCGCAAAGCGTACGGATATAGGTGCCGGCGGAACAGGAAACAACAAAGCGTATTTCCGGCAGCTCGATTGCGCGGATTTCAATAGCTGTAATCTGTACCCGCCGGGCAGCCTTTCGCACCGGTTGGCCGCTTCGGGCAAGTTTGTAAAGCGGCACGCCCTTGTGTTTTAATGCCGAAAAAGCAGGCGGCTGCTGCTGGATCGTTCCGGTAAATTGTTTCAGCACCGATCGAATTTTATTTTCAGAAAATTCGATCCATTCACATTGCGACGTCACCGTTCCGGTGCTGTCCTGGGTGTCGGTGTCAATGCCGAGCCGAAGGACCGCCTCGTAAGTTTTGTGACCGCTTAAAAAAAACCGCGCAAGCCGGGTTGCCTGATTGAGACAGCATATCATCACGCCGGTTGCAAACGGGTCCAGCGTACCGGTATGTCCGACTTTTTTGGCCCCGAGCAATTTTTTGACGACAGCCACAACCTTTGCGGACGTAATACCGGCCGGTTTGTCGATAACAACAATCCCGTTTGTTTCCATTCCCATATCAACGCGTCAAAGCTCTTCAGCCAGACCCATAATCCGGTCTTTAATATCGGCCAGCGGGGCCTGGATGCTGAATCCGGAGGCGCTCGCATGACCGCCCCCGCCGAAAGCGGCTGCAATCCGGGCAACATCCACCGTGCCGTCGGAGCGCAGGCTGACATGGAACTGGTTTTTCTTTATGCTGCCCTTGTTGTTCGTTTGTTCCTGAACCAGGGCAGCGACTGTGACCGCTTCAATTCGCCTGGCATAATTGATCAGGCCGTCCGCATCTTCAGGCTGGGTGCCGGTTTCACTCAGCATTTCTTTTGTCACCGTCATCAGGGACAGCCTGCCGTTGCGTGAAATTTCGATGGAATCCAGGGCCAGGTTCAGCAGCTTGATACGCCCCAGGGAATATTTACCGTAAACATGCTGCGCAATCCCATACGGGTCGGCGCCGCAGGCAATCATTTCCTCGCAGATCGCAAAAGCCGAATGATTTGTGTTTGAAAATCGAAATGAACCGGTATCGGTTAAAATCCCGGTATAAATCGATTTGGCCATGTCGCGGCTGAAGGCAACATCCAAGGCCTTGATCAGCCGATATACAATTTCCGCAGTGGCACAGGCCTGGGTGTCGATCAGCTGGTACGTTCCAAAACCGGTATTGGTGACATGATGATCCACATTGATCGTAACCGGAACCTGGGCGGCGGTGGCGGCCCCATGGCCGATTCGCTTAAAATCGCCGCAATCCAGAATAACGGCCGTATCAAAATTATCACCTTTTCTTAGGTGCTTCACCACCCGCTTGACCGACGGCAGGAAGCGATAAACGGCCGGGATGGGGCTCGGATTGTAAAGGGTGGTTTTTTTTTTCAGCAAGTCCAGGGCAAGTCCCAATGCCAACAGCGATCCGATGGCGTCTCCGTCCGGATTTTCATGGGATGCCAGCAAAACGTTCCGGCTATTCTTCAATTGCTGTATGATTTGATTCATGTTCGGTTTTTAATGATTTTAATATCGTATCGATACGTGTTCCATAGTCAAAGGAATCGTCATAAAAAAATTTCAGCGCGGGCATATAGCGAAGGCCCAGCTTGGGCGCCAGCTCGCGTTTGATATATCCCAGCGCTTTTTTAAAGCCATCCGCCGCTTCCTGTTTGCGCGTGGCGCCGCCGGATGTGACGAAATAGATATAGGCAGATTTTAAATCCGCAGAGACCTTTACGCCGGTGATGCTGGCCGTTTTAAGACGCGGATCATTTATGCCTTTATATAACAGCTCTGACAGGAGTTTTTGGATCAGTCCCCCCACCCTGTCCGAGCGCGCGAAGGGCTTCATAAAATAATGATCTCCATTTCGGTGTCAACGATTTCCGCCAGGCCCAGCTCTTCAACAAAGTTGAACAGTTTATCGATTTTAGAATTTATCAGCATGCGGTCGTTGCCGGTTAAGGCGAAACCGATTTCCGCCTTTTGATAAACATCATTGGATCCGACCTCAGCCACCGACGCATTGAAATTGTTGCGCAGCCGGCTGATAATCGCTTTTATGATTTTTCTTTTACCCTTCAGGCTGTGGCAGTCATGCAGCCTGAATCTGATAATTCCAAAACCGACAACCATGGCGTTCGCGCTTTTAAGCCAATTCCGGCTTAATTTCCTCTAGATAATAACACTCAAAAACATCGCCGATCTTGAGGTCGTTAAAGTTTTCGATGCCGATACCGCATTCGTATCCGGTTTGAACTTCTTTGGCATCATCTTTAAAGCGTTTAAGGGATGAAATTTTACCCTCATAGATAACAATGCCGTCTCTAAGGACCCGAACCGGTCGGCTGCGTTCAATTTTGCCGTCGGTAACATAGCTCCCCCCGATGGCGCCCACTTTGGGAACATGAAAGACTTCGCGAATTTCCGCGCGGCCCAAACTTCGTTCTTCAAAGGTGGATGACATCAAGCCGACAATGGCGTCCCGGACGTCTTTAATCACATCGTATATGATACTGTAGAAGTTCATTTCTACGTTTTCTTCGTTGGCGATCTCCTGAACTTTAGGGCTGGGCCGAACGTTGAAACCGATAATGATCGCGTCGGATACACTCGCCAGGGAAACATCCGACTCGGTAATGGTCCCGGTGGCGGCATGGATGACATTGATTTTTACTTCTTCATTTGAAAGCTTGACAAGTGAGTCTCGCAGGGCCTCGATGGAACCCTCCACGTCTGCTTTGATAATCAGATTCAGATCTTTGACTTCACCGGACTGCAGGCTTTCATAAAGTTTTTCCAGGCTCAGCCGGCTGGTTTTGGCCAGATCTTTGGAGCGCCGCTTCTGGATGCGGTGGAGGCTGATCTGCTTGGCGTTTTTCTCGTCGTCCAGGGCGGCCAGATCGTCGCCGGCCAGGGGCACGCCAGAAAGCCCTTGCACCTCCACCGGTATGGACGGTCCGGCGGATTCCACCCGCTCGCCTTTGTCGTTCAGCATCGCGCGGATTTTTCCATAATGGACCCCGCACACAATCGTGTTGCCGGTGCGCAGGGTGCCGTTTTGGACCAGAACAGTGGCAACCGGCCCCCTGCCGGAATCCAGTTTTGCTTCGACCACGTGGCCCACCGCCAGTTTGTCCGGATTGGCCGTTAGCTCCATTAATTCGGCCTGGAGCAGAATCATCTCCAGCAGGCTGTCAATCCCTTCATGGGTTTTGGCGGAGACATCCACAAAAATGGTATCGCCGCCCCAGTCCTCGGAGGTGAGGCCGACATCCGCCAGTTGCCGCCGGCTTCGGGCCGGATCGGCATTTGCCTTGTCGATTTTGTTGACGGCTACAATAATGGGAACGCCGGCCGCTTTGGAATGGTTGATCGCTTCAATGGTTTGCGGCATGACGCCATCGTCCGCGGCGACTACCAGAACCACGATATCGGTAATTTTGGCGCCGCGGGAGCGCATGGCGGTAAATGCCTCATGGCCGGGTGTGTCCAGGAAAACAATTTGTCCTTTTTCAGTGGACACGTTATAAGCGCCGATGTGCTGGGTGATACCGCCGGCTTCCAGTTCGGTGACGCTGGTTTTGCGAATGACGTCTAAAAGCGACGTCTTGCCGTGGTCGACATGCCCCATGATGGTAACCACCGGCGGACGGGGAACCAAATTGGCCGGATCATCAGCCGCGATTTTTTTCAATACGGTATCTTCTTCAAAGGCTGCCTTTTCAAGCTCGAATTCAAACTCAGCGGCCACCAGTGTGGCGGTTTCAAAATCGATGGTCTGGTTTACCGTTGCGATGACGCCCAGCGCCATCAGTTTTGCTATCATTTCATTGGCTTTGACGCCCATCCGTTTCGCCAGATCCGACAGGACAATCGCTTCATCAATCTTGATGCGGCGCTTAATGGCTTTGGGGGTTGTAATCTGAGTCTTTTGCCCTTTAACGGCCCTGGCTTTAACCCCTTTTCGCCCCTTCCGATGCCGGGGCTCTGCTGCGTATAGATCTGCCCCTTCGATAATTTCTTTGCGCCGGAAGGAAATTTTCTTTTTAAAAAATTTGGGATCTTCCAGAGCCTCGACCGGTTTCAATTTGCCTTTCTTTTTCGGCCGGCCTTTAGATTCTTCCTCCTCTATCGGCAGCGGAGGGGGCTCTCCCTTAATTTTTTTTCCGGGCGGTTTTCTGTCAATTTTTTCTTTTACAACCGGAACGGCCGGTTCTGCCGGAACCGCTTCAGGCTCCGGCGCTTTTTTTGCCAATACGGTGGGAAGCTTAATAATTTTAGCCGGAGCGTCTTTCTTGGCCTTCTTGGTTGCTTTGGCTGGTTTTCCCTTTTTCGGCTTTGGGGGTGTGGCCGGTTGAGTGTCCGCCGGCGGGGAAATTGGTTCAACTGCCGGGGCCGGTTCCTCAATAGGTTCCACAGGCGGAGCTGTCGACGGCGCAGCCTGGGCTTCTACCGGGGTTTCCGGGGCTTCGGCCGCCTGGGGGGGTTCTTCACCTGGGGCGGCTTCCGGGACCGGTTGCGCAGCGACCGCTTCGGCGTCGGCCGGTTCAGCAGCTTCAGCAACGGGTTCCGACGGCGATTTTTTTACCGTCACCAGTTTTACGCGCCGCCGAATAACCGTCGACTTTACGCGCGTTTCAACCACCGTTTCCTTTTTTTTGCCGAGAACAAAGTCCTTTACCTGGGCAATTATCTCATCGTCCAGAGAGCTCATGTGGCTCTTTACGTCGACCTTCATTTCAGCCAGTTTCTCAAGGAGCGCCTTGTTTTCCATGCTAAGATCCCTGGCAAGCTCATATACCCTGATCTTTGCCATCCATCCCCCTTATTGTTCGATCAATTGAGTGTGCAGCAGTATTAGATTCCTATTCGGGTTTGTTCTCCGGCACTGCTTCCTGAGCATCCGCCGATCTGTCCTTTACCATTTTATCTTCAGCATCTTTTTGTTCCGATTCGGATGGCGCGGTTGTCGCGCTTTCAGCCTCCGAAAGTTCTTCATTTTCGGATAGCGTCTCTGGGTCGACTTCAGCCGCTTCAGCCGCTTCAGCTGCTTGGGCTGCCTTGGCCGATTCGGCCGCTTCAGCTGCTTCAGCCGCTCTGGCCGCTTTGGCTTCTTTGGCCGCTGTTTTCGCCGCCTGTTTCGATGCTTCGATTAATTTAAGGGCGGTTTCATCACCGATCCCCTTAATTTGGACCAGGTCTTCTTTAGCTGCTTTTGCTAGTTCTTCCACTGAATAAAACCCTTTTTCATATAATGCGTCCGCCAGACTCGCACCCACGCCGGGCAACGCAACCAGCGACGCATAGCCATCCTGCAAGGCCTTGCTGTAAAGCGATTCGCTTTGTACATCCAGGTGCCAACCGGTCAGTTTTGAGGCCAAGCGGACATTTTGCCCGCGTTTGCCGATGGCAACCGAGAGAAATTCATCCGGAACAATGACTTCCATTGCGCGATTATATTCATCAATAATCACCCGGGAAATTTCAGCAGGAGCCAGGGCATTACAAACGAATTTGGCCGGGTCCAGATGCCAGGAGATGATATCTATTTTTTCACCCCGCAACTCCTGGACGACATTCTGAACGCGACTGCCTTTCATACCGACGCAGGCGCCCACCGGGTCGATGTCCGTATCGTTCGAAGCCACAGCAAATTTCGCCCGGATTCCCGGTTCCCGGGCGGCGCCCATGATTTTAACGATACCTTCGCTGATTTCAGGCACCTCTGTTTTGAACAAATTGATTAAAAAGTTTGGATGGGTTCGAGACAAAATGATCTGAGGCCCACGCGTATCAAGGAGAACGTTCAGAATAAAGGCCCGGATGCGGTCGCCGCGGCGATAGGTCTCTTTGGGAACCTGCTCGCGAACCGGGAGGATGCCCTCGGTTTGACCCAGGTTCACAATAAGATCTCCCCGCTCGATGCGCTGGACGATGCCATTGATGATTTCGCCTTTGCGTTCAATAAAACTCGCATATACGGCATCCTTTTCAGCATCCTTCATTTTCTGAATAATGACCTGTTTGGCGGACTGCGCCGCTATTCGCCCGAATGTGGCCGGTTCCATTTTGGTTCCGATGCTGTCGCCCACCTCGCATTCCGGGTCCAGTTTTCGACCGTTCGGCAGGCTGATTTGAATTTCCGGCTCTTCGACGGTTTCCACCACCTCTTTAAACTGAAAGACCTCGATTTCCCCGTTTTCTTCGTTGTACTGAACTTCGATATCGATTTTGCTTCCAAATTTTTTTCGGGCAGCGGATTTAAGGGCCTCTTCAAGCGCTTTGATTAAAACCGATCGATTAATGCCCTTGTCTCGACTGACCTGTTCTACGACTCGTTTGATGTCTGCAATTAACATTGGCTTTCTCCATGATAATCAACCAACCGCGTCCGGGCAATTTCCTGTAAGGGAATCGCGACCGTTTTGTCTCCAACCAAGAGTGATACTACCCCGCCGGATATGCCGGATAGAACGCCCTTGAAGTTTTTTTGTCCACCAATTGGCTTTGTCGTTTTTATACTTGCCATATTTCCCTTGAATTTATCATAGTCGATCTCTTTGCTCAGCGGGCGATCGGTTCCCGGCGATGACACTTCCAGATTATACGGGCCCACATTTTCGATATTGACGTCCAGCAGATCCCCCATCTGGCGGTTGATATTGACACAATCATTCAGCGAGATCCCCCCGGGCTGGTCGATATAAAGTCGCAAAATCCGACCGCCGGCCTCACGCTGAAATTCAACATGTACCAGCTCTATTCCTTCGGCTTCACACAGCCCCTGCGCCAAACGCTTCGTCCGGGCGACAATCTCCTGCCAGGATTTATTGGACAGCGCCACCTGATCGGATGCCGTCTGTTTCGCTTTTATTTTTTTTCGTCCAAGCACCGCTAACCTTGATTTCCTATTAAAAAAACAAAAAACGGGCTGTTGCCCGTTTTTTCACTTTCAGGTAGATTGTTTAAATGGAACAAGAAATAATCAGTTCATGAAATTAACCACCGCAAAAAAATAAAACCAAGCTACCAATTATACCCTACCTTAACTACCCCTTAATGAAAAAAGGCGGACTTTCGTGGAGCGGGCAACGAGATTCGAACTCGCGACTCCAAGCTTGGGAAGCTTGTACTCTACCAGCTGAGTTATGCCCGCGTACCCGTTCCGAAGATAGGTAAATATGACAAAATTTAGCCGTTGTCAACAGATTTCAATAATATTTTAAAGGATATGAATTTTGGGAGAAGCGCTATAACTTGAGGCCGTTACCAAAGGCGGTTCCGTCTAAAGCGGTTTGGCCAGGAGTTTTTTTATCTGTTTTAATTCTGAACAAATTTCAGCGAAGGCCTCGGCGGGCGATTCGCTTTGGGGAGCTTTGGTTGCAGCCAGGAGGTGGCGTTTGGCGCCCTGGATGGTAAATTTGCGGTCGTAAAGAAGGTGTTTTATTTTTAATATCAACTCAACATCACTTTTTTTGTATTGGCGCTGACCGGATTGGGTTCGCCGGGGGCTTATCTGCTTAAATTCGGATTCCCAGAACCGCAGGACATATGTCGGAATTCCGGCAAGGTTGCTCACCTCTCCAATTTTAAAGTAAAGTTTGTCCGGCAATACTGGTGGGGGGTGCGGTTTTAAGGCCATCTTAAGGCAATTGCCCTATCGAAAGATTTTAAGCCGGAAGCG
The nucleotide sequence above comes from Desulfobacterales bacterium. Encoded proteins:
- the pnp gene encoding polyribonucleotide nucleotidyltransferase — translated: MEVLLNAEIGDKTLSIQSGKLAKQASGSVLVKYGETVVLVTAVSTNEERTVDFLPLTVEYQEKIYAAGRIPGNYFRREIGRPSEKETLTARLIDRPIRPLFPKKYNFETQVIATVLSMDQENDPDVLAMNGASAALVLSDIPFAGPIAAVRVGRIDGRLKINPTLQEYEKCDINIFVAGSKTGVVMVEGGGNIVSEADMLEAIFFGHQQMQPLIDLQVELREKLGAPKRVFTPPQKDESLVEKIGPEAAPRIREAVLVPEKTKRGPALRTVKKEIFESLGEAAAERKTEVYEILDAIQKQVCRDLVLKEGRRIDNRKFDEIRPITCETGLLPRPHGSALFTRGETQVLGVLTLGSGPDEQRVETLIGEEFRPFMLHYNFPPYSVGEARRLGGPSRRDIGHGGLSTRALEKVLPKKETFDYTIRLVSEVLESNGSSSMGTVCAGTLAMMDGGVPITAPVSGIAMGLVKDGDTVIILSDILGDEDHTGDMDFKVAGTSEGITALQMDIKILELSKEIMQQALAQARSGRLFILDKMLQTLSEPRKEISHFAPKVISIEINPDKIREIIGPGGKVIRSIQSATNTRIEIDDSGLVKIAATSETDADVAMNMINDIIKVPEVGKIYDGTVVKIMDFGAFVQIFPGTDGLVHISQLATQRVKKVSDVVNEGDSLKVKVLEVTRDGKIRLSHKAILEDQAQEENEPGSE
- the rpsO gene encoding 30S ribosomal protein S15, whose translation is MVLTSENKQAVIERFKLHDSDTGSPEVQVALLSHRIDYLTEHLKVHKKDHHSRRGLLMMVGRRRRLLNYVKNKDVQRYRTIIETLGLRR
- the truB gene encoding tRNA pseudouridine(55) synthase TruB: METNGIVVIDKPAGITSAKVVAVVKKLLGAKKVGHTGTLDPFATGVMICCLNQATRLARFFLSGHKTYEAVLRLGIDTDTQDSTGTVTSQCEWIEFSENKIRSVLKQFTGTIQQQPPAFSALKHKGVPLYKLARSGQPVRKAARRVQITAIEIRAIELPEIRFVVSCSAGTYIRTLCADIGAALGCGGHLKTLRRIESSGFSIREAISLPSLEAVSASGNVQDCIIDMAGALRNMPVFVADSGLMDKIRFGKPLTDLDMDPDRIDLSGDFFKVVDSENRLLAVVSLNKKDRAYKYNCVFHS
- a CDS encoding DHH family phosphoesterase, encoding MNQIIQQLKNSRNVLLASHENPDGDAIGSLLALGLALDLLKKKTTLYNPSPIPAVYRFLPSVKRVVKHLRKGDNFDTAVILDCGDFKRIGHGAATAAQVPVTINVDHHVTNTGFGTYQLIDTQACATAEIVYRLIKALDVAFSRDMAKSIYTGILTDTGSFRFSNTNHSAFAICEEMIACGADPYGIAQHVYGKYSLGRIKLLNLALDSIEISRNGRLSLMTVTKEMLSETGTQPEDADGLINYARRIEAVTVAALVQEQTNNKGSIKKNQFHVSLRSDGTVDVARIAAAFGGGGHASASGFSIQAPLADIKDRIMGLAEEL
- the rbfA gene encoding 30S ribosome-binding factor RbfA yields the protein MKPFARSDRVGGLIQKLLSELLYKGINDPRLKTASITGVKVSADLKSAYIYFVTSGGATRKQEAADGFKKALGYIKRELAPKLGLRYMPALKFFYDDSFDYGTRIDTILKSLKTEHESNHTAIEE
- a CDS encoding DUF503 domain-containing protein — translated: MVVGFGIIRFRLHDCHSLKGKRKIIKAIISRLRNNFNASVAEVGSNDVYQKAEIGFALTGNDRMLINSKIDKLFNFVEELGLAEIVDTEMEIIIL
- the infB gene encoding translation initiation factor IF-2, with protein sequence MAKIRVYELARDLSMENKALLEKLAEMKVDVKSHMSSLDDEIIAQVKDFVLGKKKETVVETRVKSTVIRRRVKLVTVKKSPSEPVAEAAEPADAEAVAAQPVPEAAPGEEPPQAAEAPETPVEAQAAPSTAPPVEPIEEPAPAVEPISPPADTQPATPPKPKKGKPAKATKKAKKDAPAKIIKLPTVLAKKAPEPEAVPAEPAVPVVKEKIDRKPPGKKIKGEPPPLPIEEEESKGRPKKKGKLKPVEALEDPKFFKKKISFRRKEIIEGADLYAAEPRHRKGRKGVKARAVKGQKTQITTPKAIKRRIKIDEAIVLSDLAKRMGVKANEMIAKLMALGVIATVNQTIDFETATLVAAEFEFELEKAAFEEDTVLKKIAADDPANLVPRPPVVTIMGHVDHGKTSLLDVIRKTSVTELEAGGITQHIGAYNVSTEKGQIVFLDTPGHEAFTAMRSRGAKITDIVVLVVAADDGVMPQTIEAINHSKAAGVPIIVAVNKIDKANADPARSRRQLADVGLTSEDWGGDTIFVDVSAKTHEGIDSLLEMILLQAELMELTANPDKLAVGHVVEAKLDSGRGPVATVLVQNGTLRTGNTIVCGVHYGKIRAMLNDKGERVESAGPSIPVEVQGLSGVPLAGDDLAALDDEKNAKQISLHRIQKRRSKDLAKTSRLSLEKLYESLQSGEVKDLNLIIKADVEGSIEALRDSLVKLSNEEVKINVIHAATGTITESDVSLASVSDAIIIGFNVRPSPKVQEIANEENVEMNFYSIIYDVIKDVRDAIVGLMSSTFEERSLGRAEIREVFHVPKVGAIGGSYVTDGKIERSRPVRVLRDGIVIYEGKISSLKRFKDDAKEVQTGYECGIGIENFNDLKIGDVFECYYLEEIKPELA
- the nusA gene encoding transcription termination factor NusA — protein: MLIADIKRVVEQVSRDKGINRSVLIKALEEALKSAARKKFGSKIDIEVQYNEENGEIEVFQFKEVVETVEEPEIQISLPNGRKLDPECEVGDSIGTKMEPATFGRIAAQSAKQVIIQKMKDAEKDAVYASFIERKGEIINGIVQRIERGDLIVNLGQTEGILPVREQVPKETYRRGDRIRAFILNVLLDTRGPQIILSRTHPNFLINLFKTEVPEISEGIVKIMGAAREPGIRAKFAVASNDTDIDPVGACVGMKGSRVQNVVQELRGEKIDIISWHLDPAKFVCNALAPAEISRVIIDEYNRAMEVIVPDEFLSVAIGKRGQNVRLASKLTGWHLDVQSESLYSKALQDGYASLVALPGVGASLADALYEKGFYSVEELAKAAKEDLVQIKGIGDETALKLIEASKQAAKTAAKEAKAARAAEAAEAAESAKAAQAAEAAEAAEVDPETLSENEELSEAESATTAPSESEQKDAEDKMVKDRSADAQEAVPENKPE
- a CDS encoding ribosome maturation factor RimP, translated to MLGRKKIKAKQTASDQVALSNKSWQEIVARTKRLAQGLCEAEGIELVHVEFQREAGGRILRLYIDQPGGISLNDCVNINRQMGDLLDVNIENVGPYNLEVSSPGTDRPLSKEIDYDKFKGNMASIKTTKPIGGQKNFKGVLSGISGGVVSLLVGDKTVAIPLQEIARTRLVDYHGESQC
- a CDS encoding MerR family transcriptional regulator; this translates as MALKPHPPPVLPDKLYFKIGEVSNLAGIPTYVLRFWESEFKQISPRRTQSGQRQYKKSDVELILKIKHLLYDRKFTIQGAKRHLLAATKAPQSESPAEAFAEICSELKQIKKLLAKPL